The following are encoded together in the Salvia hispanica cultivar TCC Black 2014 chromosome 6, UniMelb_Shisp_WGS_1.0, whole genome shotgun sequence genome:
- the LOC125194870 gene encoding uncharacterized protein LOC125194870 — protein MVHDLVSSQQHMQNNLLANNDVVHKLQDAQQEHKAAMDLMSKQLSQITTSLSDMRGNEGRIPASVKPPERENISQVTLRSGKAYEGPKLKVNDEMPVPMSEDVIHPVQQKEEVRAEDDIQAGDLGGSLPRMADPFFLDPEPEVETEKEKGEAKKPSKEDPTNVAKRIKPFPYRGDAKKKKDNPVDFMEIFGKLEINLPFLEAMKLPLFSKFIKEFIVGKAKSDGKIVIGENVSAVIQKRIMPSKQTDLGMFTLPITIGGVRVEHAMCDLGASINVLPFSIYKKLVGARMTDTKVVIQLANRSCISPEGVSENAIVKAHDFLYPADFHVIKMSDNETAESSGVLLGRPFLRTTKTIIDVFDGTICLDYNGEKFTFSIDEAMRKPLDVENLHFVDVINPLVQEFLETELL, from the coding sequence ATGGTCCATGACCTAGTGAGTTCTCAACAGCACATGCAAAACAACTTGCTGGCAAACAATGACGTGGTCCACAAGCTCCAGGATGCTCAGCAGGAACACAAGGCCGCGATGGATCTGATGTCAAAGCAATTATCTCAGATCACAACGTCCCTGAGCGACATGCGAGGAAATGAAGGGAGGATTCCAGCCTCAGTAAAGCCACCAGAAAGGGAAAATATCAGCCAAGTTACCCTGAGATCCGGGAAAGCATATGAAGGACCCAAGCTGAAGGTAAATGATGAAATGCCAGTGCCGATGAGCGAAGATGTTATCCACCCGGTCcagcaaaaagaagaagttagAGCAGAGGATGATATCCAAGCCGGTGACTTGGGAGGATCGTTACCTCGGATGGctgacccatttttcttagacCCGGAGCCTGAGGTAGAAactgaaaaagagaaaggagaggCGAAAAAGCCCTCTAAGGAAGATCCGACCAACGTAGCAAAGAGGATTAAACCTTTCCCCTACCGAGGGGAtgccaagaagaaaaaggacaaCCCCGTGGATTTCATGGAGATCTTTGGAAAGTTGGAGATCAATCTCCCGTTCCTGGAGGCTATGAAGCTGCCCCTGTTCAGCAAATTCATTAAGGAGTTCATTGTGGGCAAGGCAAAATCCGATGGAAAGATCgtgatcggggagaatgtATCTGCAGTAATTCAAAAGAGGATAATGCCGTCGAAGCAAACTGACCTAGGTATGTTTACCTTACCTATCACTATAGGAGGTGTCAgagtcgagcatgctatgtgtgatctaggtgCATCTATTAATGTGTTACCgttttccatatataaaaaactgGTAGGAGCAAGAATGACTGATACGAAAGTGGTGATCCAGTTAGCTAATAGATCATGCATTAGCCCTGAAGGAGTGTCAGAAAATGCGATAGTTAAAGCTCATGATTTTCTATACCCTGCCGATTTCCATGTGATTAAAATGAGTGACAACGAaactgctgagtctagtggcgtacttttaggaagaccatttttgaGGACCACTAAGACTATAATTGACGTTTTTGATGGCACCATCTGTTTAGATTATAATGGGGAGAAATTCACTTTTAGTATTGATGAAGCTATGAGGAAACCACTTGACGTGGAAAACctccattttgttgatgtgattaaccccctggtccaggagTTTCTTGAGACCGAACTATTGTAG